A window of Streptomyces sp. SAI-127 contains these coding sequences:
- a CDS encoding exonuclease SbcCD subunit D — MRLLHTSDWHLGRAFHRVNMLGAQAEFIGHLVSTVREHGVDAVVVSGDVYDRAVPPLAAVELFDAALHRLADLGVPTVMISGNHDSARRLGVGAGLIGRAGIHLRTEPAACGTPVVLPDVHGDVAFYGLPYLEPALVKDEFGVEKAGHEAVLAAAMDRVRADLATRARGTRSVVLAHAFVTGGEASDSERDITVGGVAAVPAGVFDGVDYAALGHLHGSQTITERVRYSGSPLPYSFSESDHRKSMWLVDLDAEGAVTAERVDCPVPRALARIRGTLEELLADPRLVPQEEAWVEATLTDPVRPAEPMARLCERFPHTLSLVFDPERTPDDPDVSYARRLAGRSDQEIAEDFVAHVRGAGPDEREQTVLRDAFDAVRTDEAVREVAR; from the coding sequence ATGAGGCTGCTGCACACTTCCGACTGGCATCTCGGCCGGGCGTTCCACCGGGTCAACATGCTCGGGGCCCAGGCCGAGTTCATCGGTCACCTCGTCTCGACCGTGCGGGAGCACGGGGTGGACGCGGTGGTCGTGTCGGGGGACGTGTACGACCGGGCGGTGCCGCCGCTCGCCGCGGTCGAGTTGTTCGACGCCGCCCTGCACCGGCTCGCCGACCTCGGTGTGCCGACGGTGATGATCTCCGGGAATCACGACTCCGCCCGCCGCCTGGGTGTCGGCGCGGGACTGATCGGACGCGCCGGCATCCATCTGCGGACCGAACCGGCGGCGTGCGGGACTCCCGTGGTCCTCCCCGATGTCCATGGTGACGTGGCCTTCTACGGGCTGCCGTATCTCGAACCCGCCCTGGTGAAGGACGAGTTCGGCGTGGAGAAGGCGGGCCACGAGGCGGTGCTCGCCGCCGCCATGGACCGCGTCCGCGCCGACCTCGCGACGCGCGCGCGGGGGACGCGGTCCGTCGTCCTCGCCCATGCCTTCGTCACCGGCGGCGAGGCCAGCGACAGCGAGCGGGACATCACCGTCGGTGGGGTGGCCGCCGTGCCCGCCGGGGTCTTCGACGGGGTCGACTACGCGGCCCTCGGGCATCTGCACGGCAGCCAGACCATCACCGAGCGCGTGCGCTACTCCGGCTCCCCGCTGCCGTACTCCTTCTCGGAGAGCGACCACCGCAAGAGCATGTGGCTGGTCGACCTGGACGCGGAGGGCGCGGTCACCGCCGAGCGCGTCGACTGCCCGGTGCCGCGGGCGCTGGCCCGGATCCGGGGGACGCTGGAGGAGCTCCTCGCCGACCCGCGGCTCGTGCCTCAGGAGGAGGCCTGGGTCGAGGCGACCCTCACCGACCCGGTCCGCCCGGCGGAACCCATGGCCCGGCTCTGTGAGCGCTTCCCGCACACGCTCAGCCTCGTGTTCGACCCCGAGCGGACCCCGGACGACCCCGATGTGTCGTACGCCCGGCGGCTGGCCGGACGCAGCGACCAGGAGATCGCCGAGGACTTCGTGGCACATGTGCGCGGCGCCGGTCCCGACGAGCGTGAACAGACCGTGCTTCGGGACGCGTTCGACGCCGTGCGCACGGACGAGGCCGTGCGGGAGGTGGCGCGGTGA
- a CDS encoding SMC family ATPase has product MRLHRLDITAFGPFGGSQTVDFDELSAAGLFLLHGPTGAGKTSVLDAVCYALYGAVPGARQSGQGMTLRSDHAASSSRTEIRLELTVAGRRLEITRQPPWERPKKRGSGTTLDKAQSWLREYDGAAGAWKDLSRSHQEIGEEITQLLGMSREQFCQVVLLPQGDFARFLRADAEARGKLLGRLFDTHRFAEVEKRLAERRRAAEAQVREGDAALLADAHRMQQAAGDAMELPELAPGEPGLAEAVLSAAAVARSTAREQLTISHCGLGAAESAQAAAERALADVREVDRLQRRFAQARERAALLEERADGYHQAQARMERSRKAEAVAPALELREEAEAEHRRAAVAEARARGLLPDTFAGAGAAGLAAAARRAAEELGGLDSSRRAEQRLAELVAERADLDRQERSDEEVLQEAEAWLAGWEEARAGLLHSVESAQEAATRAEQLDVQREPARKRLAAARQRDQFARDTDDAQQQVIDATDRALKARADWLDVKEQRLNGIAAELAAQLTAGEPCAVCGATEHPAPARKDAGHVDRETEERALATSQHADEQRAEVERRLAFVQRALAAAQGEAGDTSTEELAVQADELEHEYARARTAASALHTATEQLRQAEREREQRLSAQQDAAVRTASRGARRDALDRERTTLEAELTEARGAADSVAARAAQLERQAALLTDAADTARVAEDTAQRLKDADARLADAAFRAGFDTPQAAAAALLDETAHRDLQHRLDAWQAEEAAVRAVLAETDTADAARQPPADVARAERAAADAGRRVREAASALDAAARRCAELDRLSARSATGLRRLAPLREEYDRVARLSALAAGTSADNERKMRLEAYVLAARLEQVAAAATARLQRMSSGRYTLVHSDDRTGRGRSGLGLHVVDAWTGRERDTATLSGGETFFASLALALGLADVVTDEAGGVRLDTLFIDEGFGSLDDQTLDEVLDVLDSLRERDRSVGIVSHVADLRRRIHAQLEVVKGRSGSVLKQRGGG; this is encoded by the coding sequence GTGAGGCTGCACCGGCTGGACATCACGGCCTTCGGGCCGTTCGGCGGCTCCCAGACGGTCGACTTCGACGAGCTGTCGGCCGCGGGGCTGTTCCTGCTGCACGGGCCGACGGGGGCGGGCAAGACGTCGGTGCTGGACGCCGTGTGCTACGCGCTGTACGGCGCCGTTCCGGGGGCCCGGCAGAGCGGACAGGGCATGACTCTGCGAAGCGATCACGCCGCTTCGAGCAGCCGCACGGAGATCCGCCTCGAACTCACCGTCGCCGGGCGCCGGTTGGAGATCACCCGGCAACCGCCCTGGGAGCGGCCGAAGAAGCGCGGATCCGGTACGACGCTCGACAAGGCGCAGAGCTGGCTGCGCGAGTACGACGGGGCCGCCGGGGCGTGGAAGGACCTGAGCCGGTCCCACCAGGAGATCGGTGAGGAGATCACCCAGCTGCTCGGCATGAGCCGCGAGCAGTTCTGCCAGGTCGTGCTGTTGCCCCAGGGCGACTTCGCGCGTTTCCTGCGGGCCGACGCCGAAGCGCGCGGCAAGCTGCTGGGACGGCTCTTCGACACCCATCGGTTCGCCGAGGTCGAGAAGCGGCTGGCCGAGCGGCGCCGTGCCGCCGAGGCGCAGGTGCGTGAGGGGGATGCCGCACTGCTGGCCGACGCGCACCGCATGCAGCAGGCGGCCGGTGACGCCATGGAGCTGCCCGAGCTGGCGCCCGGCGAGCCGGGGCTGGCCGAGGCCGTCCTGAGCGCGGCGGCCGTGGCCCGCAGCACCGCCCGTGAGCAGCTGACGATCTCGCATTGCGGACTCGGTGCCGCGGAGTCCGCCCAGGCCGCCGCCGAGCGCGCCCTGGCCGACGTACGCGAAGTCGACCGGCTGCAACGCCGTTTCGCCCAGGCGCGAGAGCGGGCCGCGCTGCTCGAAGAGCGCGCCGACGGCTACCACCAGGCGCAGGCCAGGATGGAGCGGTCCCGCAAGGCGGAGGCGGTGGCGCCCGCGCTGGAGCTGCGGGAAGAGGCAGAGGCGGAACACCGCCGGGCTGCCGTCGCCGAGGCACGCGCGCGTGGGCTGCTGCCGGACACTTTCGCGGGGGCGGGCGCCGCCGGACTCGCCGCCGCCGCACGCCGCGCGGCCGAGGAGCTGGGCGGACTGGACTCGTCCCGGCGCGCCGAACAGCGCCTGGCCGAACTCGTCGCGGAACGCGCCGACCTGGACCGCCAGGAGCGCTCCGACGAGGAGGTTCTCCAGGAGGCCGAGGCATGGCTGGCCGGATGGGAGGAGGCCCGCGCGGGTCTTCTGCACAGCGTTGAGTCCGCCCAGGAGGCGGCCACCCGCGCCGAACAGCTGGACGTGCAGCGGGAGCCCGCCCGCAAGCGGCTCGCCGCCGCACGCCAGCGCGACCAGTTCGCCCGGGACACCGACGACGCCCAGCAGCAGGTCATCGACGCGACGGACCGCGCGCTCAAGGCCCGCGCCGACTGGCTGGACGTCAAGGAGCAGCGGCTGAACGGCATCGCCGCCGAGCTGGCCGCACAGCTCACCGCCGGCGAGCCCTGCGCGGTCTGCGGCGCCACCGAGCACCCCGCCCCCGCTCGCAAGGACGCCGGACACGTCGACCGGGAGACCGAGGAGCGCGCTCTCGCCACCTCGCAGCACGCCGACGAACAGCGTGCCGAGGTCGAGCGCCGGCTCGCCTTCGTCCAGCGGGCCCTGGCTGCCGCCCAGGGTGAGGCCGGCGACACCTCCACCGAGGAACTCGCTGTCCAGGCGGACGAGTTGGAGCACGAGTACGCCCGGGCCCGCACCGCCGCCTCGGCACTGCACACCGCGACGGAACAGCTGCGGCAGGCCGAGCGGGAGCGCGAACAGCGGCTGTCGGCCCAGCAGGACGCCGCCGTGCGCACCGCATCCCGCGGCGCCCGCAGGGACGCCCTGGACCGGGAACGCACCACCCTGGAAGCGGAGTTGACCGAAGCGCGCGGCGCCGCCGACAGCGTGGCCGCCCGCGCCGCCCAGCTGGAGCGGCAGGCCGCACTGCTCACCGACGCCGCCGACACCGCGCGCGTCGCCGAGGACACCGCCCAGCGGCTCAAGGACGCCGACGCCCGGCTCGCCGACGCCGCCTTCCGGGCCGGCTTCGACACCCCGCAGGCCGCGGCCGCCGCCCTCCTCGACGAGACGGCCCACCGCGACCTGCAGCACCGGCTGGACGCCTGGCAGGCCGAGGAGGCCGCCGTACGCGCCGTACTCGCCGAGACCGACACCGCCGACGCCGCCCGGCAGCCGCCCGCCGACGTGGCGCGGGCGGAGCGGGCCGCCGCCGACGCGGGCCGCCGGGTCCGCGAGGCCGCCTCAGCGCTCGACGCGGCCGCCCGGCGCTGCGCCGAACTCGACCGGCTCTCCGCCCGCTCGGCCACCGGCCTCAGGCGGCTGGCGCCGCTGCGCGAGGAGTACGACCGGGTGGCCCGGCTGTCCGCGCTCGCCGCGGGCACCTCCGCGGACAACGAACGCAAGATGCGACTGGAGGCCTATGTGCTCGCGGCCCGCCTGGAGCAGGTGGCGGCCGCCGCGACCGCGCGCCTGCAGCGCATGTCCTCCGGCCGCTACACCCTCGTCCACTCCGACGACCGCACCGGACGCGGCCGCAGCGGACTGGGACTGCACGTCGTCGACGCCTGGACCGGACGCGAGCGGGACACCGCGACCCTGTCGGGCGGAGAGACCTTCTTCGCGTCCCTCGCACTGGCCCTGGGCCTCGCGGACGTCGTCACCGACGAGGCCGGCGGGGTCCGGCTCGACACCCTCTTCATCGACGAGGGCTTCGGCAGCCTCGACGACCAGACCCTGGACGAGGTCCTCGACGTCCTGGACTCACTGCGGGAACGCGACCGCAGCGTGGGCATCGTGAGCCATGTGGCCGACCTGCGCCGGCGGATCCACGCTCAGCTGGAGGTCGTGAAGGGGCGCTCGGGGTCGGTGCTGAAGCAGCGGGGCGGCGGCTGA
- a CDS encoding Lrp/AsnC family transcriptional regulator has protein sequence MTTYSPDATDWRILDVLQREGRASFTELARAVSMSASAVTERVRRLEEAGVIQGYAAVVDPDRLGLPILAFVRLRYPNGNYKPFHDLVAVTPEILEAHHVTGDDCFVIKVAARSMRHLEEVSGKIGTLGSVTTSVVYSSPLPRRPLGR, from the coding sequence ATGACCACGTATTCCCCGGACGCCACCGACTGGCGCATCCTCGACGTCCTCCAGCGGGAGGGCCGGGCCAGTTTCACCGAGCTCGCCCGTGCCGTGTCGATGTCCGCGAGCGCGGTCACCGAGCGGGTGCGGCGTCTGGAGGAGGCGGGGGTCATCCAGGGGTACGCCGCGGTCGTCGACCCCGACCGGCTGGGCCTGCCGATCCTGGCGTTCGTCCGCCTGCGGTACCCCAACGGCAACTACAAGCCCTTTCACGACCTGGTCGCCGTGACGCCCGAGATCCTGGAGGCGCACCACGTGACCGGCGACGACTGCTTCGTCATCAAGGTGGCCGCCCGATCGATGCGTCATCTGGAGGAGGTGTCGGGCAAGATCGGCACGCTGGGCTCGGTGACCACGAGCGTCGTCTACTCCTCCCCGCTCCCCCGGCGGCCCCTGGGACGCTGA
- a CDS encoding rhodanese-like domain-containing protein, which produces MTTTDSLTLNPVLRVAPAAPAEAAAHFRAALAFHADVSDVAAALAADGDPGFVVLDSRSTAAWDQGHIPGALHLPTALVPEQAAQLLDRSVPVVTYCWGPGCNGATRAALALAELGYQVKEMLGGFEYWVREGFEFETWEGRERRAADSLTAPAGSEDCGC; this is translated from the coding sequence ATGACGACAACCGACTCGCTCACCCTGAACCCCGTCCTGCGCGTCGCCCCCGCCGCCCCGGCCGAGGCCGCCGCCCACTTCCGGGCCGCCCTCGCCTTCCACGCCGACGTGTCCGACGTCGCCGCCGCGCTCGCCGCCGACGGCGACCCGGGCTTCGTCGTCCTCGACTCCCGCTCCACCGCCGCCTGGGACCAGGGCCACATCCCGGGTGCGCTCCACCTGCCCACCGCCCTCGTCCCCGAGCAGGCCGCACAACTTCTCGACAGGTCCGTGCCCGTCGTGACGTACTGCTGGGGCCCGGGCTGCAACGGCGCCACCCGCGCCGCGCTCGCCCTCGCCGAACTCGGCTACCAGGTCAAGGAGATGCTCGGCGGCTTCGAGTACTGGGTGCGCGAGGGCTTCGAGTTCGAGACCTGGGAGGGCCGGGAGCGGCGCGCGGCCGACTCGTTGACCGCCCCGGCCGGCTCGGAGGACTGCGGTTGCTGA